The following proteins are co-located in the Imtechella halotolerans genome:
- a CDS encoding DUF4251 domain-containing protein yields MKASHLLRFAIPIWILLAVVSCSSSKEVATQAQLQQFNEMITNRTFMIESEWAEPQFTNAMSSIANAGLLPPGSSASRINLIGNSNYFKVMNDSISAYLPYFGERQMGGQYGSGNGIEIEGKAEKVQYTPGKKDSYQLQFSARDKENPTENYQVRIDLFPNNTAYITVLSSQRLSIRYTGRMTPIEE; encoded by the coding sequence ATGAAAGCATCACATTTATTACGATTTGCAATACCTATATGGATATTGTTGGCTGTGGTATCTTGTTCATCTAGTAAAGAAGTGGCTACCCAGGCTCAATTGCAACAATTTAATGAAATGATTACTAATCGTACATTCATGATTGAATCAGAATGGGCAGAACCTCAATTTACCAATGCAATGTCAAGTATTGCCAATGCTGGTTTATTACCTCCAGGAAGTAGTGCATCTCGGATCAACCTTATTGGGAATTCTAATTATTTTAAAGTAATGAATGACAGCATATCAGCCTATTTGCCTTATTTTGGTGAGCGACAAATGGGAGGACAATACGGTTCAGGCAATGGTATAGAAATTGAAGGAAAAGCTGAGAAAGTTCAATATACACCAGGTAAAAAGGATAGTTATCAACTACAGTTTTCAGCTCGTGATAAAGAAAATCCAACAGAAAATTACCAGGTACGTATAGATTTGTTTCCGAATAATACTGCTTATATCACAGTTTTAAGTTCTCAACGCTTATCGATAAGGTATACAGGTAGAATGACACCTATAGAAGAATAA
- the trxA gene encoding thioredoxin translates to MSNFQSLIQSNKPVLIDFYAEWCGPCKMMSPILQETKATLGDSVSILKIDVDKNQALASQYQVRGVPTLMIFKDGKQLWRQSGVVQTNDLVKLLKQYV, encoded by the coding sequence ATGAGCAATTTTCAATCATTGATACAGAGCAATAAACCAGTGCTTATAGATTTTTATGCTGAATGGTGCGGACCATGTAAAATGATGTCCCCTATTCTTCAAGAGACCAAGGCAACCCTAGGAGATTCTGTATCTATACTTAAAATAGATGTAGATAAAAATCAAGCATTGGCTTCCCAATATCAAGTTAGAGGGGTTCCTACTTTGATGATATTCAAGGATGGTAAGCAATTGTGGAGACAATCTGGTGTGGTACAAACGAATGATTTGGTTAAATTACTGAAACAATACGTATAA
- a CDS encoding universal stress protein: MKTILLPTDFSENSWNAIVYALEMHKDEPCHFFVFNSYAPHMSAPSTAVSSARASEVIQEIAKKESAQGLETIMKRIKEYDTNPTHTFEIISSYDYIVSSIISAIEKYKVDMVVMGTKGASGLKEVMIGSTTANIIEKVKCPVIAVPENAVFKGLNEIAFATDFSFYYNEDNINLIKYYAKKQEATIRVVHVLTASKLSPEKEKVREYLDGLLNGVPKHYHYLTDVSVDVGMRVFSQSREIDLLCMVNKQRSFFERLFLKSSIGEVSFHTQTPLLVLHKKNN; this comes from the coding sequence ATGAAAACCATTTTATTACCAACTGATTTTTCGGAAAACTCATGGAATGCAATCGTATATGCATTGGAAATGCATAAAGACGAACCTTGCCACTTTTTTGTTTTCAATTCATATGCTCCGCATATGTCAGCTCCAAGTACAGCGGTATCATCAGCACGTGCTTCTGAGGTTATTCAGGAAATTGCCAAAAAGGAGTCAGCTCAGGGGCTGGAAACCATCATGAAAAGAATAAAGGAATACGATACGAATCCAACTCATACCTTTGAAATCATATCTAGTTATGATTATATCGTATCTTCAATAATTTCAGCCATTGAGAAATACAAAGTAGATATGGTTGTGATGGGAACCAAAGGAGCAAGTGGGTTAAAAGAAGTGATGATTGGTAGTACAACGGCCAACATTATTGAAAAAGTAAAGTGTCCCGTAATCGCAGTACCTGAAAACGCTGTTTTTAAAGGACTAAATGAAATAGCTTTTGCCACAGACTTTTCATTTTACTACAATGAAGATAATATAAATCTAATTAAATACTACGCTAAAAAACAAGAAGCTACTATACGAGTTGTGCATGTTTTAACTGCAAGTAAACTTAGTCCTGAAAAAGAAAAGGTGAGGGAATATCTGGATGGTTTATTAAATGGGGTACCTAAACATTATCATTATCTAACAGATGTCTCAGTTGATGTAGGAATGAGAGTTTTTTCGCAAAGTAGAGAAATCGATTTATTGTGTATGGTAAACAAACAACGTTCATTTTTTGAAAGACTGTTTCTTAAATCTAGTATAGGTGAAGTAAGTTTTCATACACAAACACCGTTATTAGTGCTACACAAAAAGAATAATTAA
- a CDS encoding DUF4403 family protein, which yields MKLSFFGILTLLIILSGCSGSQKIATLAPEPDSTGTITPFEYPHSYISIPVSIQLKDLEKVTNTSLQGLIYEDDDFEDDNIRLKVWKQAPIEITYDNGKLKTVFPLKAHIQYRLGTTAMGVALYNIRDFDLNGTVTLVSNVGLSNWNLKTQTALKSLVWKEHPTMTLFGQKVPVTSVVSPAIALFKSVIEDNIDSAIATSLDFKPSVLDALEQISTPFQMSDTYESWLRVVPAELYTTDAKLTKSNISFQMGLKCVLETVVGYEPKRKFDRNKIILKPVKEMPERVTATIVAVSTYEDASRIMTKNFNGYTFSSGSKKVTVSNVKIWQKSNKMIIALDLQGSIAGTIYLSGYPQYNEVTQEVFFDQLDYVLDTKNVLTKSANWMASNYILKQLQEQCRYSIAPNLEEGKENIKKYITNYSPTEGVYINGKLGELAFKKVQLTPQAMLAFITVDGMLEVKVNGL from the coding sequence ATGAAGCTATCTTTTTTTGGAATTTTAACACTACTGATCATCTTAAGTGGTTGCTCAGGATCACAAAAAATAGCCACCCTCGCTCCGGAACCGGATTCTACAGGCACTATCACACCTTTTGAATATCCGCATTCCTACATCAGCATTCCTGTTTCCATACAACTAAAAGACCTTGAAAAAGTAACAAATACTTCCTTACAAGGCCTTATTTATGAAGATGATGATTTTGAAGATGACAATATAAGATTAAAGGTATGGAAGCAAGCTCCGATAGAAATTACCTATGATAATGGTAAACTCAAAACGGTATTTCCTCTTAAAGCTCATATTCAATATCGTTTGGGTACAACGGCTATGGGTGTTGCACTCTATAATATTCGTGATTTTGATTTGAATGGGACCGTAACGTTAGTTAGTAATGTTGGATTGTCGAATTGGAATTTAAAAACACAAACAGCGTTGAAATCATTGGTGTGGAAGGAACATCCTACCATGACATTGTTTGGTCAGAAAGTACCTGTTACTAGTGTAGTATCTCCAGCTATTGCACTTTTTAAATCGGTTATTGAAGATAATATTGATTCTGCTATTGCCACTTCACTTGATTTCAAACCTTCTGTATTAGATGCTCTTGAACAGATTTCAACTCCTTTTCAAATGAGTGATACTTATGAAAGTTGGCTTCGTGTAGTACCAGCAGAATTGTACACTACTGACGCCAAGCTTACTAAAAGCAATATTTCCTTTCAGATGGGCTTGAAGTGTGTATTGGAAACTGTGGTAGGTTATGAACCTAAACGAAAATTTGATAGAAATAAAATCATTCTCAAGCCTGTAAAAGAAATGCCTGAACGTGTTACGGCTACTATTGTAGCTGTTTCTACCTATGAGGATGCTTCTCGTATTATGACTAAGAATTTTAATGGATATACCTTTAGTTCTGGAAGTAAGAAAGTGACGGTTTCCAATGTGAAAATTTGGCAGAAAAGCAATAAAATGATCATTGCATTAGATTTACAAGGCAGTATTGCTGGAACCATTTATTTATCTGGATATCCACAATATAACGAGGTTACTCAAGAGGTCTTCTTTGATCAACTAGATTATGTACTGGATACTAAGAATGTGTTAACTAAATCTGCAAATTGGATGGCTAGTAATTATATTTTAAAGCAATTACAAGAACAATGTCGGTATTCCATAGCTCCCAATTTAGAAGAAGGTAAAGAAAATATTAAGAAGTATATTACTAATTATTCACCTACCGAAGGAGTATATATCAATGGGAAACTAGGTGAATTAGCATTTAAAAAAGTACAATTAACTCCACAGGCAATGTTAGCCTTTATTACCGTAGATGGTATGTTGGAAGTTAAAGTAAATGGATTGTAG
- a CDS encoding DUF3817 domain-containing protein, translating to MNNSNFRIISILEGISFLLILGVTMPLKYYFENPAPNKFIGMAHGVLFVLYVMMAFSLQKQNNWNNKTLAIILACSIIPFGTFWMDRRYLKA from the coding sequence ATGAATAATAGCAATTTCCGTATTATCAGTATTCTTGAAGGAATTTCCTTTTTACTAATTCTTGGCGTAACTATGCCTTTAAAGTATTATTTTGAAAATCCAGCGCCTAACAAATTTATTGGTATGGCCCATGGTGTTTTGTTTGTACTTTATGTTATGATGGCTTTTAGCCTTCAAAAACAAAATAATTGGAACAACAAGACATTGGCCATTATTTTAGCGTGTTCCATAATTCCATTTGGTACATTTTGGATGGATCGCAGGTATTTAAAAGCCTAG
- a CDS encoding sulfite exporter TauE/SafE family protein, with product MVTEITTTGWILAYLGAFLLGISKSGLKGIGIMIVTIMALVFGGKPSTGVLMPMLLVGDVFAVSYYRRYLEKKYLYKLLPWMLIGVLLGVYTGNSISEDLFKKGMAVIIAISVAIMFWWDRQKGMAIPSHPVFAGTMGLSAGFATMIGNLAGAFSNLYFLAMRLPKNNFIGTTAWLLFLTNLCKLPFHIWVWETVTKDTLTVNLYLLPALVIGLFTGVQLVSRIKEMNFRKIILILTALGALLIFLR from the coding sequence ATGGTTACAGAAATCACTACAACTGGTTGGATACTCGCGTATCTAGGCGCATTTTTATTAGGCATTTCCAAATCCGGATTAAAGGGTATTGGGATTATGATTGTTACCATCATGGCCTTGGTATTTGGCGGTAAACCATCTACCGGCGTCCTCATGCCTATGTTATTGGTTGGAGATGTATTTGCAGTAAGTTATTACCGTCGATATCTTGAAAAGAAATATCTCTACAAACTTCTTCCTTGGATGCTCATTGGTGTACTTTTAGGAGTTTATACAGGAAATAGTATTTCTGAAGATCTCTTTAAAAAAGGAATGGCAGTAATCATTGCCATTTCGGTAGCCATCATGTTTTGGTGGGACAGGCAAAAAGGAATGGCAATTCCTTCACATCCTGTATTTGCCGGTACTATGGGGCTTTCTGCCGGTTTCGCTACGATGATAGGTAATCTGGCCGGGGCTTTTTCTAATTTGTACTTTTTAGCAATGCGGCTTCCCAAAAACAACTTTATTGGTACTACAGCTTGGCTGTTGTTTCTCACAAATCTGTGTAAATTACCATTTCACATTTGGGTTTGGGAAACCGTCACTAAGGATACATTAACCGTGAATCTTTACTTGCTGCCGGCCCTTGTTATTGGATTATTTACCGGGGTACAATTAGTTTCACGTATTAAAGAGATGAATTTCAGAAAAATAATTTTAATATTAACTGCCTTAGGCGCACTTTTAATCTTTTTACGTTAA
- a CDS encoding D-TA family PLP-dependent enzyme gives MEWYEIANESAIDSPSLLLYKDRLDFNLNTLLEMVGMDPSRLMPHVKTNKSGKVISEMIAKGITRFKAATIAEAELAAQSGAKEVLISHQLVGPKIDRFLALRKGYTNTHFFTLIDNVQSLQELNAKAANRLLGFYLDVNNGMHRSGIVPELINDELLHEIKESKNLYFRGLHVYDGQHRNADFEDRKSNILEGWRAIKEIWKQIKNDYPKVEIIAGGTPSFSTHLLEKDRVCSPGTCVFWDAGYEKILSEQPFKAAVVVFTRIISKPTKGIITVDMGHKAVASENSIDKRIQFLNLMDYEFISQSEEHGVLKVENWDSLQVGDVLYGIPYHICPTVNLYEELHVVELHNVNTTWNIEARKRRITY, from the coding sequence ATGGAATGGTATGAAATTGCAAATGAGTCTGCTATAGATTCTCCTTCACTTTTATTATATAAGGATAGGTTAGACTTTAATCTAAATACTTTATTGGAAATGGTTGGTATGGATCCCTCGAGACTGATGCCTCATGTGAAAACCAATAAGAGTGGTAAGGTGATTTCAGAAATGATTGCAAAAGGAATTACACGGTTTAAGGCTGCTACTATAGCAGAAGCAGAGTTGGCGGCACAATCAGGAGCTAAAGAAGTACTTATTTCGCATCAATTGGTAGGCCCAAAAATAGATCGATTTTTGGCTCTACGAAAGGGGTATACTAACACTCATTTTTTTACCCTTATTGACAATGTACAATCACTACAGGAATTAAACGCTAAAGCTGCCAATCGCTTACTAGGTTTCTACCTTGATGTGAATAATGGAATGCATAGGAGTGGAATAGTACCCGAGCTTATAAATGATGAATTGTTACATGAAATAAAGGAGTCTAAAAATCTTTATTTTAGAGGGTTACATGTATATGATGGACAGCATAGAAATGCTGATTTTGAGGACCGAAAAAGCAATATTTTAGAAGGGTGGAGGGCTATTAAAGAAATTTGGAAACAAATAAAAAATGACTATCCTAAGGTTGAAATAATAGCCGGAGGGACACCTTCTTTTTCTACTCATTTACTAGAAAAAGATAGAGTTTGTAGCCCCGGAACTTGTGTTTTTTGGGATGCCGGTTATGAAAAGATACTTTCAGAACAACCATTCAAAGCTGCAGTTGTTGTTTTCACAAGAATTATTTCAAAACCAACAAAAGGAATTATCACAGTAGATATGGGACATAAAGCAGTCGCCTCTGAAAATTCCATTGATAAAAGAATCCAATTTTTGAACCTTATGGATTACGAATTTATCTCTCAAAGCGAAGAACATGGTGTTCTGAAGGTTGAAAACTGGGATAGCCTTCAAGTTGGAGATGTACTATATGGTATTCCTTACCATATATGTCCAACAGTAAACTTATACGAGGAATTACACGTAGTCGAACTGCACAATGTAAATACCACTTGGAACATAGAAGCTCGTAAAAGGAGGATTACCTATTAA
- a CDS encoding M20/M25/M40 family metallo-hydrolase — MRKPVSLLVASFFLCSVAVIAQTKEKMVEAMVKEATENSHLESLAHELLDQIGPRLIGTPQMNQAHDWAVSKFQSWGIDAHNEQYGQWKGWERGITHIDMVSPRVVSLEGRQLAWSPATPKKGVQAEVIVLPEVANAAEFAKWLPTVKGKIVLISMHQPSGRPEYNWKEFATEESLAKMKEDKDAATKAWEKRIENTGYNSRTLPEVLENNGAVAIFQSYWSQGFGVNKVFSARTKKVPTIDISLEDYGMLYRLAESGSKPQIKLTAESKHTGMSPAFNTIAEIKGTEKPEEYIILSAHFDSWDGGTGATDNGTGTIVMMEAARILKKLYPNPKRTIIVGLWGGEEQGLNGSRAYVKDHPEVVNNMQALFNQDNGTGRVVNINGQGFLHSYEFITRWLQAVPVDIRKHIETTFPGIPGTGGSDFASFVAAGAPGFSLSSLNWSYGNYTWHTNRDTYDKIIFDDVRNNAILTAILTYMASEDPETFPRDRAVLPISPRTGEQIKWPEPRDANRTGEY; from the coding sequence ATGAGAAAACCTGTATCACTTTTAGTGGCCTCATTTTTTCTTTGTAGCGTAGCTGTAATAGCGCAAACTAAGGAGAAAATGGTTGAAGCCATGGTAAAGGAAGCAACCGAAAATTCACATTTAGAATCATTAGCACATGAATTATTGGACCAAATAGGTCCTCGATTAATCGGTACTCCACAAATGAATCAAGCACATGATTGGGCTGTTTCTAAATTCCAGTCATGGGGTATAGACGCGCACAATGAGCAATATGGACAGTGGAAAGGCTGGGAGCGAGGAATTACACATATTGATATGGTTTCTCCACGTGTTGTTTCTTTAGAGGGCCGTCAATTGGCTTGGAGTCCGGCTACACCTAAAAAAGGTGTTCAGGCTGAAGTTATTGTACTTCCAGAAGTTGCAAATGCTGCCGAATTTGCGAAGTGGTTACCTACTGTAAAGGGTAAAATTGTATTAATATCAATGCATCAGCCTAGTGGAAGACCTGAGTATAACTGGAAAGAGTTTGCTACAGAGGAATCACTTGCTAAAATGAAAGAAGATAAGGATGCTGCCACCAAAGCTTGGGAGAAACGTATTGAAAACACAGGTTACAATAGCCGTACATTGCCTGAAGTATTGGAAAATAATGGCGCAGTAGCAATTTTTCAATCGTATTGGTCGCAAGGTTTTGGAGTAAATAAAGTATTTAGTGCGCGTACTAAAAAGGTGCCTACTATAGATATTTCTCTAGAGGATTATGGAATGTTATACCGTCTTGCAGAAAGTGGAAGCAAGCCTCAAATTAAATTAACTGCAGAGTCTAAGCATACAGGTATGTCTCCTGCTTTTAATACGATTGCTGAAATTAAAGGTACGGAAAAGCCAGAAGAGTATATTATACTTTCAGCTCACTTTGATTCATGGGATGGTGGAACAGGTGCCACAGATAATGGTACTGGAACCATTGTTATGATGGAAGCTGCTCGTATTCTTAAAAAATTATATCCTAATCCTAAACGTACAATTATAGTTGGACTATGGGGTGGGGAAGAGCAAGGTCTTAACGGATCGCGTGCTTATGTAAAGGATCACCCAGAGGTTGTAAACAATATGCAAGCATTGTTTAACCAAGATAACGGTACTGGACGAGTTGTTAATATTAATGGACAAGGATTCTTACATTCATATGAGTTCATTACACGTTGGTTACAAGCAGTACCTGTAGATATTCGTAAACATATTGAAACAACTTTCCCTGGCATTCCAGGTACAGGAGGCTCTGATTTTGCATCATTTGTTGCTGCAGGAGCACCAGGATTTTCATTAAGTTCACTTAACTGGTCATATGGAAATTATACATGGCACACAAACCGCGATACGTATGATAAAATTATTTTTGATGACGTTCGTAACAATGCTATTCTAACGGCTATTCTAACCTATATGGCGAGTGAAGACCCTGAAACGTTCCCGAGAGATAGAGCTGTTTTACCAATTAGCCCAAGAACTGGAGAGCAGATCAAATGGCCTGAGCCTCGTGATGCGAATCGTACAGGAGAATATTAA
- a CDS encoding zinc-dependent metalloprotease: MKKILITLALSVLLYPPTLEAQNKSKKSKKQPELTTQAPKKQSKFKTYREVIPSNAVTDQGLFKVHKVDAKYYFEVPNSLLNKDMLLVSRYAKLPADLGGGYVNAGSKTNEQLIVWERFQDKILIKVKNYSAVSNDSLPIHLSVKSNNYEPTLFAFDIATFSPDSSATVIDVTKFYGTDVKAISGLSASMRTTYKVRNLDDSRSFITSMKSFPQNIEVIQDFTFNATSPPSNADTETISIQMNQSMILLPENPMTPRFYDPRVGWFTVSHFDYGSEELKSDQKTFIRRWRLEPKDPEAYARGELVEPIKPIVYYLDPATPHKLRKYIKQGIEDWQKPFETAGFKNAIIAKDPPTKEEDPDFSPEDIRYSVVRYVASTTRNAMGPSVSDPRTGEIIESDIIWYHNHLRSYRNRYMLETGAANPSARTLQTSDEEIGEMMRMVIAHEVGHALGFPHNMAGSFAYPVDSYRNGEFTQEFGIAASIMDYARYNYIAQPGDKNIRFIRQMGPYDHYATNWGYRIIPNAKSPEEELKTLDKWIVEKANDPKYRFGGSSRFDPSSQTESIGNDPVMASTYGLKNLKYVAENLPKWTSDVTNNYDDLDELYGELLSVYGRFVGHVVTNIGGVYSITKTPSQGGLVYTPVDKEVQKKSMQWLHSNAFTTPDWLISNEILQNIDAAGYTETIRNLQSRPLNSILNFETIGRLIDAEALTTNSYKAMEMLSDVRKGIWKEAMQSQKVDVYRRNLQRAYIDRMGYLMTAELSQGRGVQYYYNVNQSDVRALVRAELKALQRQLTTAKGQTADTLTKYHYEDCIERINQLLEPK; encoded by the coding sequence ATGAAAAAAATTCTCATCACCTTGGCTTTGAGTGTATTGCTTTATCCGCCAACGCTTGAAGCTCAAAACAAATCTAAAAAATCAAAAAAACAACCTGAACTTACTACACAGGCACCTAAAAAACAATCAAAATTTAAGACATATCGAGAAGTTATACCTTCTAATGCAGTGACCGATCAAGGACTTTTTAAGGTACATAAGGTGGATGCTAAGTATTATTTTGAAGTTCCGAATTCTTTGCTAAACAAAGATATGCTGCTAGTGAGTAGATACGCTAAACTCCCTGCTGATCTTGGAGGAGGATATGTAAATGCAGGCTCAAAAACAAATGAACAGTTAATTGTATGGGAACGATTTCAAGATAAAATACTCATTAAAGTAAAGAATTATTCTGCTGTATCAAATGATTCACTACCGATCCATCTTTCAGTTAAATCTAATAATTATGAGCCTACACTATTTGCGTTTGATATCGCCACATTTTCTCCAGATTCAAGTGCTACGGTGATTGATGTTACCAAATTTTACGGTACAGATGTTAAGGCCATAAGTGGACTTTCTGCCTCCATGCGAACTACCTATAAAGTGAGAAACTTGGATGATTCCCGCAGTTTTATTACATCAATGAAAAGCTTTCCACAAAATATTGAAGTAATACAAGATTTCACTTTTAATGCGACCAGTCCTCCAAGTAATGCAGATACTGAGACAATAAGCATCCAAATGAATCAATCCATGATTCTTTTACCTGAAAATCCAATGACCCCCCGTTTTTATGACCCCCGCGTTGGATGGTTTACAGTAAGCCATTTTGATTATGGAAGTGAAGAACTAAAAAGCGATCAAAAAACTTTCATTCGCCGTTGGAGACTTGAACCTAAAGATCCTGAGGCATATGCTAGAGGCGAATTAGTAGAGCCAATAAAGCCGATTGTCTATTATTTAGACCCAGCGACACCGCATAAATTGAGAAAGTATATCAAACAAGGAATAGAAGATTGGCAAAAACCATTTGAAACTGCTGGCTTTAAAAATGCAATTATAGCCAAAGATCCTCCTACGAAAGAAGAAGACCCGGATTTTAGCCCAGAAGACATTCGTTACTCTGTTGTGCGCTATGTTGCCAGTACCACTCGTAATGCAATGGGACCAAGTGTATCTGACCCTCGAACAGGGGAAATTATTGAAAGTGATATTATATGGTATCACAATCATTTAAGGTCTTACAGAAACAGATATATGTTAGAGACTGGGGCAGCCAATCCTTCGGCACGCACTTTACAAACTTCAGACGAAGAAATAGGGGAAATGATGCGTATGGTAATTGCCCATGAAGTAGGCCATGCCTTAGGGTTTCCTCACAATATGGCAGGTAGCTTTGCATACCCAGTTGATTCATATAGAAATGGGGAGTTTACGCAAGAATTTGGTATTGCAGCAAGTATAATGGATTATGCCCGTTATAACTACATTGCACAACCAGGAGACAAAAATATCCGTTTTATACGTCAAATGGGACCCTATGATCACTATGCAACGAATTGGGGATACAGAATTATTCCTAACGCTAAATCACCAGAGGAAGAGCTTAAAACCCTTGACAAATGGATTGTTGAAAAGGCAAATGACCCTAAATATCGTTTTGGGGGATCTTCAAGGTTTGACCCATCTTCTCAAACAGAATCTATTGGAAATGATCCAGTAATGGCTAGCACATATGGATTAAAAAACCTTAAATATGTAGCTGAAAATCTTCCTAAATGGACCTCCGACGTGACAAATAACTATGATGATTTAGATGAGTTATATGGTGAATTATTGAGTGTGTATGGAAGATTTGTTGGACATGTAGTGACTAATATCGGAGGTGTTTATTCGATTACTAAGACTCCATCTCAAGGTGGACTTGTGTATACTCCTGTAGATAAAGAAGTTCAAAAGAAGTCAATGCAGTGGTTACACAGTAATGCATTCACCACTCCTGATTGGCTAATTTCAAACGAAATACTTCAAAACATTGATGCTGCGGGATATACAGAGACCATTAGAAATTTACAATCACGTCCTTTAAATTCAATATTAAATTTCGAAACTATTGGAAGACTTATTGATGCTGAAGCACTAACTACTAATAGTTATAAAGCAATGGAAATGCTTAGTGATGTTAGAAAAGGAATATGGAAAGAGGCAATGCAATCACAAAAGGTTGACGTATATAGAAGAAACTTACAACGTGCCTACATTGACCGAATGGGATATCTTATGACTGCAGAGCTTTCACAAGGAAGGGGAGTACAGTACTATTACAATGTAAATCAATCTGATGTAAGAGCTTTAGTTCGTGCAGAACTCAAAGCGCTACAGCGTCAATTAACCACAGCGAAGGGGCAGACCGCTGACACGCTTACAAAGTATCATTACGAAGATTGTATTGAAAGAATCAATCAACTATTAGAACCTAAATAA
- a CDS encoding universal stress protein, whose amino-acid sequence MKRILLPTDFSENSWNAIQYAMELYKEDVCTFYLLNAYTPMLIEPVNPMGSTAVTKAMLDVVQKNAEEGLANMLKRIQETYVNTKHHFETICTYEFFLNAVIEALKKYEISLIVMGTKGASGLKEVFIGSNTAAVMAKTHCTVLVIPEHAVYTPPREIAFVTDYDHYYESEEIYELFHIVLKNDSTLSVMHSLDAYEELNEEQKEIKLFLGKVLKDIRHDFYTLTNVSLLMATRLFIESRKIDMLCMTAKQHNFFERIFGKPRVEEISFYIKIPFLVLNEVKK is encoded by the coding sequence ATGAAACGTATTTTATTACCCACCGATTTCTCTGAAAACTCATGGAATGCCATTCAATACGCCATGGAGTTATATAAAGAAGATGTATGTACATTCTACCTTTTGAATGCGTATACACCTATGCTTATTGAGCCAGTGAATCCTATGGGTTCAACAGCGGTAACTAAAGCCATGTTAGATGTAGTGCAAAAAAATGCAGAAGAAGGATTGGCCAATATGCTGAAAAGAATTCAAGAGACCTATGTAAATACAAAGCATCATTTTGAAACCATATGTACGTATGAATTCTTTTTGAATGCTGTTATTGAAGCACTTAAAAAGTATGAGATTTCACTTATAGTGATGGGAACCAAAGGTGCAAGTGGTCTTAAGGAAGTCTTTATTGGAAGTAATACAGCAGCTGTCATGGCAAAAACTCATTGTACTGTTTTGGTTATTCCAGAACATGCTGTATATACACCTCCTAGAGAGATAGCTTTTGTAACTGATTATGATCATTATTATGAAAGTGAAGAGATTTATGAATTATTTCATATCGTATTAAAGAATGATTCCACATTGAGTGTAATGCATTCATTAGATGCTTATGAAGAATTAAACGAAGAGCAAAAAGAAATCAAGCTGTTTTTAGGGAAAGTCCTCAAGGATATACGTCATGACTTCTACACCCTTACTAACGTGTCACTTTTAATGGCTACTAGACTTTTTATTGAAAGTAGAAAGATTGATATGCTTTGTATGACAGCTAAGCAACATAACTTCTTTGAGCGCATTTTTGGTAAACCAAGAGTAGAGGAGATTAGTTTTTATATTAAAATACCATTTTTAGTATTAAATGAGGTAAAAAAATAA